CGGCTTCAGCATTTCAAAAGAAACCTGTTGGAAAAACAGGCGCTGATTTTAAAAACGAACCGGAATCATGGGTTCGCTATTCTCGCACGGGAGGCGTTGTGAATTACGCCTTGGGAATTCCGACTCCTGTGGACCAAGAACAAAACTATCCTGGTATCTGGATTGAGCAAGATCAATTTGTCGTTCGCAAGCTTCGCCTGCCTTCACAAGTTGAGATGAGTGCGAATAATTACAATCAATTCGCGCGAGGTCTTTCTTATCCTCGTGCTCGCACGATTCGCTGGGGCAACAACACCGTGACGATTCGTTTGATCAGTGCTTCGGCTCGCCCGCAAACGGCGGTGAATTTGTTCCAACCTTCGTCATTGGATGCCAATCTGAAATGGGATGGAATTAATTCTTTACCTGCAAAAGACGTTATCACGGAGTTCTACACGAGGTTTCGATGAGTTCTACTCAGCTATGGAGAGTGGCTGTTGATGCTCCTCTTCCAGAAGCTTTGACTTATAGCTTTGCAGAGCCTCTTCAGCGCGGTCAGCTTGTCAACGTGCCGCTGGGCCGACGCAAAGTGAAGGGTTTAGTTCTAGGGCCCACCGACAAAGTTCCTGATTTTGAAATTAAAAGTATTGATTCTATCGATGAAGAATACGGTCCACTTCCAGAGCAATTTGTAAAATGGCTGGAATGGCTTGCGCAGTACTATATTCATCCCGTGGGACAGGTCGTACAGTCAGCATTTCCTCCCCTGCGCAAAACGGATAAACAACGACAGTCGAAAAGACCTCCGGTTATTCCACAGCTTGAAAGTGATTCAGCTTTGGATTTAACCGACGAGCAGCGTGAGTGTTTTGAAAACATCTCAAAACAAACAGGCTTTGCCACGCATTTGGTTTTTGGTGTGACGGGCTCAGGAAAGACGGAAGTTTATCTGCGCCTTTTAGATAAAGTTTTAAAAGAAGGAAAACGCGGAATCGTTCTTGTTCCTGAGATTTCTTTGACACCGCAATTGATTCAACGATTCGCGCGTCGCTTTGGCGATAAAATCGCGGCCCTTCATTCACAGCTTACGGATCGCGAAAGAACCAATCAGTGGTGGGATATCGTCGAAGGACGAAAGTCAATTTTGATTGGTGCCCGTTCTGCCTTGTTTTGTCCTGTTGAAGATTTGGGAATCATCATCGTTGATGAAGAGCACGAACCTAGCTTTAAACAAGATGAAAAATTAAAATACAACGGTCGCGATGCCGCTGTGATGCTGGGTAAGCTGATGAACTGCCCTGTCGTTTTAGGATCAGCAACGCCGAGCCTTGAAACCTGGAAGAATGCGCAAGAAGGAAAATACCAACTGCACACACTTCGTCGCAGAGTTGCCAATCGTTCTCTTCCTGATATTGAAGTGATTGATCTTCGCCATCAAAAATCCGATGACGAAGAAAAGAAAAAGATCATCGACAAATATTCTCACCTGCCATTTTGGTTAAGCCCCGCACTTTACGAGCGCATGGGCGAAGTTTTAGAGCGCGGTGATCAGGCGGCGTTATTCTTGAATCGTCGCGGAATCGCGCAAATGGTGGTCTGTCCAGCCTGTGGTCACACGCGCGAATGTCCGAACTGTGATATTTCTTTAACGTTGCATGCGCATTCACACTTGGTTTGTCACTATTGCGACTATCACGAAAATTTCAAAACGAAATGTCCCGATTGCAAGGAAGGTGAATTGCAAGCGATTGGTTTAGGAACCGAGCTTGTTGAAACGGATCTTGCTCGCTTGTTCCCAGGGAAAACAATTGCGCGCGCGGACCGCGATGAAATTCAAAGTCGTGCAGATCTTGAAGACCTCATAGCGAAAATGGAATCTGGAGAAATTGATATTCTCGTTGGAACACAGATGATCGCCAAGGGTCTCGATTTTCCGAAACTCAAACTTGTAGGCCTTGTGCTTGCTGACGTCGGATTCAACCTCCCCGATTTCCGGGCGACCGAAAGAAGTTTTCAACTGATCACGCAAATGAGCGGCCGCAGCGGTCGTCACGTCAAAGAGGGTGAAAGCCCGGGACTCGTGATTATTCAGACCTTCAACGTCGAGCATGACAGCATCACGTTCGCTCGGAATCATGATTACGAAGGATTTGCTCAGCACGAATTAAACATTCGCTCACAATTAAGCTATCCACCTGTTGGACGTTTGGTGAGTTTCCGTATTCAAGGAACTCACTTGGGAAAGGTCGAAGAGACCGCCGGACTTTTAGCGAGAAGAGCTTATGCCTTGAAAGCGCAGTTTCCTCAATACAACTCCATTGAAGTTTTAGGGCCTGCTGAGGCTCCGCTTTCGAAGTTACGGGGGCAGTTTCGCTTTCATCTTCTTATCAAAACCACTCAAGTGGCTGCCGCAAATCCCTTTTCAAGACAGTTATTGGGCGATCAAGAGTGGGTTCCGTCAGGAATTAAAATATTAATCGATATCGATCCAATGAGTTTGCTTTAATTTCTGCACTTTCCTAAAATAGAAAAATCAAGGAAACTCAACTGGAATGATTCAATGCCCTCGCTGCGGAATACAAGTTACTGAGCTTCATCCTGTCGACCCAGAGTTAATCGGAAAACTTCAGGCGGCTGGTGAAACCAATTTGCCACCTCAAGTGTGTGCAGGTTGTATTTCTGATTTGCGCCGAACTTTGGCGACAAGCAGTGGCGGCATTTTGATGCAACAAGAGCGCGCCAAGGAACAACACCGCCTGCAACTTTGGAAAAGCCGTGTGATGCTGATTAAAAAAGCCCGCATGTGCATGACTCAAAAACTTTATTCTGAAGCGGCGGTCTCTTACGAAAAGTATCTGAAAATTTTAGATATCGTTTTTGATGTAAAAAAAGGCGAACGTCTAAAGCCGGAAGCTTTTAAAGAAAGTGCGCGCACAACAGAGTTGACCGTGGTCGCATCCGTGTACTGGGATCTTTTGCGGATTTATGATTCTCATGACAAATATGCGGATCGCATGGCCAACGCTGCAAAACAACTGGCGATGTTTGTGCAATTCACTCCGATCTATCCGGATATTATCCGCAAGGCAGAGTCTTTTCAAAAGACAGCGCGCAATCCGCAAATCGTTAAGCAGTTTTTAAAAATGTCGGACAAAGAACGTCCACGTTGCTTTATTGCAACCTCGGCTTTCGACAATCCACTTGCAGCAGAAGTTATGACTCTGCGAGAGTTCCGCGATTTTACTCTTCGCAATTCTGCTTGGGGTCGCAAATTTATTGTGCTTTATTATCAGCATTCTCCTCGCATTGCTTGCTTACTCGATAAGCATCCGCGGTTCAAACCCGCAGTCAGAGCACTTCTCCGCATTTTGATTAAATGCGTTAGCTAAAGTTTCGCGTCTTTGAGGCTTGCAAAGCCCGTCCTTTATGAGGGAAGGTATTTGCATGGCTCATATCTACGATTACGCAATTATTGGAAGTGGTTTAACTGGTCTTAGCATCGCCGCAGCTCTCAGCCGCGAGACAGACAACATCGCGCTTATTGAAGCTGCCGATGTGGCGTTTGGTACAAACAAAAAAGTAAATTTCCCGACAGGTCCGATTAACAATGGACTTCGTTTTGTACCGGATTCAGTTCTTTCCGAAAAAGCTATGCGCTTTCTTGAAAATGTTTTGAACAAAAAAGTCATCGCCGACATTTCTGAAGAAGCGCCGATCACTTACGAAGCTGGCGGTTTTAAAACTTTCTTGGGCTTTGGCGACAATCCGCCTGCGTTTTACGAGGAACTTTCTTACTTCACTTCAAGCAAACGCATCGATTTGGCTTCGCAGCCTTTTGAGTGGACACAGGCACTTTTTGAGCAATTCAAAGGTGACTTCATGCCACGTTCTTATGTGACGAAATTTCATCAAGAAGGCGACAAGGTTTCTCACATCACAATCAACGGTTCTAAAACTTTGCAGGCACAGAATTTTATTTTTGCAGGCACTGTAAAAGACCTTGGCGTGCTTTTACCGGAAGATTCTATTTCTACACGTGCACGTTCTAAGCTTTCAAAAAACACTTATTGGACAGCTCTATGCTTGGATGTTTGTCATAGCAAAGAAGTGACAGATTCAACAGCGATGCACATCCTTAACGGCACAACTCAAGATGAAATCGGTCCATGTGCTGGTCGCTTCCTTCCAGCTGTTGAAGTCGAAGGTCAGAAACTTCAAGCGTCTCAGTGGATGACATTTATCGAACAAGAAGTGACGGAAGATAGCGAAGTGGTCGGCATGGCTTTGAAAAAAATCAAACGCCAAATCAAGCGCGCTTATCCTGAAGCTTTGGACAATATTAAACTTGAAAGAATTTTTGTCGCCCCGATTATCGCAGGAAACGGCGATATCAAGTTGAGCGCAAACTTAACTATTCCTGAGTTGGAAAATCTTTGGATTGCCTCGTCAACTGTGAACGAACAAAAGAATTTGGTCGGCGCACTTTTGCAAGCTGAAATGATTGTGGCTTCTCTGGGTTTCCGTGTGGAAGCCTCTGAAGAAGTTCCAATGAATTACGAAGAAGAAACTCCGCAAGAAGCTTCTCTTTAAGCTTCTTCTAAAGGCAGGGAGAAGGAGAACGTCGTTCCCTCTCCCACTTTGCTGTCGACAGAAATCTGTCCGCCCATCAACTCGATTAAATTTTTTGAAATCATCAAACCCAGTCCCGAGCCACCGTACTTGCGAGAGATCGAGGGATCTTCTTGGTAGAAACTTCTAAATAATTTTTTGATGTTATCGTAGTGAATGCCCTTGCCGGTGTCTTTTACATTCCAGCGATACACACGGGCCTCGCGATCTTTGCGAACCTCGATGCGAACTTTCCCGCTGTCTGTGAACTTCACGGCATTGCTGACTAAATTCGTCAGCACTTGGCGGAGTCGATACGAATCTCCCAGAGTGTGATTGGGAATTCCTTCATCCATG
This region of Bdellovibrio sp. BCCA genomic DNA includes:
- the priA gene encoding replication restart helicase PriA codes for the protein MSSTQLWRVAVDAPLPEALTYSFAEPLQRGQLVNVPLGRRKVKGLVLGPTDKVPDFEIKSIDSIDEEYGPLPEQFVKWLEWLAQYYIHPVGQVVQSAFPPLRKTDKQRQSKRPPVIPQLESDSALDLTDEQRECFENISKQTGFATHLVFGVTGSGKTEVYLRLLDKVLKEGKRGIVLVPEISLTPQLIQRFARRFGDKIAALHSQLTDRERTNQWWDIVEGRKSILIGARSALFCPVEDLGIIIVDEEHEPSFKQDEKLKYNGRDAAVMLGKLMNCPVVLGSATPSLETWKNAQEGKYQLHTLRRRVANRSLPDIEVIDLRHQKSDDEEKKKIIDKYSHLPFWLSPALYERMGEVLERGDQAALFLNRRGIAQMVVCPACGHTRECPNCDISLTLHAHSHLVCHYCDYHENFKTKCPDCKEGELQAIGLGTELVETDLARLFPGKTIARADRDEIQSRADLEDLIAKMESGEIDILVGTQMIAKGLDFPKLKLVGLVLADVGFNLPDFRATERSFQLITQMSGRSGRHVKEGESPGLVIIQTFNVEHDSITFARNHDYEGFAQHELNIRSQLSYPPVGRLVSFRIQGTHLGKVEETAGLLARRAYALKAQFPQYNSIEVLGPAEAPLSKLRGQFRFHLLIKTTQVAAANPFSRQLLGDQEWVPSGIKILIDIDPMSLL
- a CDS encoding CFI-box-CTERM domain-containing protein; this encodes MIQCPRCGIQVTELHPVDPELIGKLQAAGETNLPPQVCAGCISDLRRTLATSSGGILMQQERAKEQHRLQLWKSRVMLIKKARMCMTQKLYSEAAVSYEKYLKILDIVFDVKKGERLKPEAFKESARTTELTVVASVYWDLLRIYDSHDKYADRMANAAKQLAMFVQFTPIYPDIIRKAESFQKTARNPQIVKQFLKMSDKERPRCFIATSAFDNPLAAEVMTLREFRDFTLRNSAWGRKFIVLYYQHSPRIACLLDKHPRFKPAVRALLRILIKCVS
- a CDS encoding FAD-dependent oxidoreductase, with protein sequence MAHIYDYAIIGSGLTGLSIAAALSRETDNIALIEAADVAFGTNKKVNFPTGPINNGLRFVPDSVLSEKAMRFLENVLNKKVIADISEEAPITYEAGGFKTFLGFGDNPPAFYEELSYFTSSKRIDLASQPFEWTQALFEQFKGDFMPRSYVTKFHQEGDKVSHITINGSKTLQAQNFIFAGTVKDLGVLLPEDSISTRARSKLSKNTYWTALCLDVCHSKEVTDSTAMHILNGTTQDEIGPCAGRFLPAVEVEGQKLQASQWMTFIEQEVTEDSEVVGMALKKIKRQIKRAYPEALDNIKLERIFVAPIIAGNGDIKLSANLTIPELENLWIASSTVNEQKNLVGALLQAEMIVASLGFRVEASEEVPMNYEEETPQEASL